In one window of Henckelia pumila isolate YLH828 chromosome 1, ASM3356847v2, whole genome shotgun sequence DNA:
- the LOC140885288 gene encoding uncharacterized protein has product MESPKCLIVVEVHDMCCREYKKKLGEELKKLNVEYSLSRDLEKNHVSVTGRSVEADLLLDIIGRTGKHAEILHFSRSYTRSKSNANTNDTGKFPHDTGNHDQHYGNPCNNNNNNGHKFEKDDEEHKCEPYVPPEIDARICRDFWCKQHKQRPIFHDKVPAGASGGMFGHPFHNAGAPFHFANNPWEQYGRYPGGGYDPRTLPPTAYSFGSGGYMPWSSAFYDYGFQP; this is encoded by the exons ATGGAAAGCCCCAAATGT CTTATTGTTGTGGAAGTGCACGACATGTGTTGCAGAGAGTATAAGAAGAAACTGGGGGAAGAGCTTAAAAAACTCAATG TGGAATATTCACTCTCCAGAGATCTAGAAAAGAATCATGTTTCGGTCACAGGCAGATCAGTTGAGGCAGATTTATTGCTGGATATCATTGGAAGAACAGGGAAACACGCAGAAATCCTTCACTTCAGCCGGAGCTACACGAGGAGCAAATCAAATGCAAACACAAACGACACCGGAAAATTCCCACATGATACCGGAAATCACGATCAACACTATGGAAATCCttgcaacaacaacaacaacaacggccACAAATTCGAAAAAGATGATGAAGAGCATAAATGCGAGCCCTACGTGCCTCCCGAGATCGACGCGAGGATTTGCAGAGATTTCTGGTGCAAACAGCATAAACAGAGACCGATTTTTCACGATAAAGTGCCTGCTGGCGCGAGTGGAGGAATGTTCGGGCATCCGTTTCACAACGCGGGTGCACCGTTTCATTTCGCCAATAATCCGTGGGAGCAGTATGGCCGCTACCCCGGCGGCGGATATGACCCGAGGACGCTGCCGCCTACCGCGTACAGTTTCGGCTCAGGTGGGTATATGCCTTGGTCGTCTGCCTTTTATGATTATGGTTTTCAACCGTGA
- the LOC140885278 gene encoding heat stress transcription factor A-5, whose translation MDGGGGGGPAPFLLKTYEMVDDSSTDAIVSWSASRKSFVVWNPPEFARVLLPSYFKHNNFSSFIRQLNTYGFRKIDPERWEFANEDFVKDQKHNLKNIHRRKPIHSHSQPQGSVDPERAAFEEEIDKLSREKAVLKGNILAYEEQAAATVQLENLSQRIVDMEQRQERLLSFLNKAVQNPEFVELLAQKLESMDFSAYNKKRRLPEVDHAQSVQENILVDNQSSCRPEFGNICPQDFCDKLRLELSPTVSDINLLSRSTQSSNEDGPLGRMDRWPRDEYARAAGFSCPAETLELSDTGASFTLKMDSSLPCQVGPESPKLHSSQHNLASNMDDDCHISCHLNLSLASSPLEPNRSQSLAPIPHSSQETNTEPRPNTDENDNSHKLPTKGTSFDDANVSSSSQDVHSKKQGPVNDVFWEQFLTEKPGCSDVEEASSGYRPNAYSEQEEKNSTKGVTRNTKGLEHLTL comes from the exons ATGGATGGCGGCGGCGGTGGTGGGCCGGCGCCTTTCCTTCTGAAGACGTACGAGATGGTGGACGATTCATCGACGGACGCAATAGTATCATGGAGCGCTAGCCGGAAAAGCTTCGTGGTCTGGAATCCACCGGAATTCGCCCGAGTCCTTCTCCCCTCCTACTTCAAGCACAACAATTTCTCCAGCTTCATCCGTCAGCTCAACACCTAT GGATTTCGGAAAATTGATCCCGAAAGATGGGAATTTGCAAATGAAGATTTTGTGAAAGATCAGAAACATAATCTTAAGAATATTCATCGTAGAAAGCCTATTCATAGCCACAGTCAGCCTCAAGGTTCGGTTGATCCAGAAAGAGCTGCTTTTGAGGAGGAAATTGATAAGTTGTCCCGAGAGAAAGCTGTTCTTAAAGGAAATATATTGGCGTATGAAGAGCAGGCTGCTGCAACGGTGCAGTTAGAAAATTTATCCCAGCGTATAGTTGACATGGAGCAGAGGCAGGAGAGATTATTAAGCTTCCTCAACAAGGCAGTTCAAAATCCCGAGTTTGTTGAACTTCTAGCTCAAAAGCTCGAATCAATGGATTTTTCGGCGTACAATAAGAAAAGGCGACTCCCTGAGGTAGATCACGCTCAATCGGTTCAAGAAAACATTTTGGTTGACAATCAAAGCAGCTGTAGGCCTGAGTTTGGGAACATTTGCCCTCAAGATTTTTGTGACAAGCTGCGGCTGGAGCTATCACCGACTGTTTCAGATATCAACTTGCTTTCACGTAGCACACAAAGCTCCAATGAAGATGGTCCTCTAGGAAGGATGGATAGATGGCCAAGAGATGAGTATGCAAGAGCCGCTGGTTTCTCATGCCCTGCCGAGACATTAGAGCTGTCAGACACCGGGGCATCGTTTACCTTAAAGATGGATTCATCTTTGCCTTGCCAAGTGGGACCTGAAAGCCCAAAACTTCATTCCTCGCAGCACAATTTAGCTTCGAACATGGATGACGATTGTCATATTTCCTGCCATTTAAATCTCTCCCTCGCCTCTTCTCCTTTGGAACCGAACAGAAGTCAAAGCTTGGCGCCAATTCCACACTCAAGTCAAGAAACCAATACAGAACCAAGGCCTAACACTGACGAGAATGATAACTCTCATAAGTTGCCAACAAAGGGGACTTCTTTTGATGATGCTAACGTCTCTTCTTCCTCTCAAGATGTTCATAGTAAAAAACAAGGGCCTGTGAATGATGTGTTTTGGGAACAATTTTTAACGGAAAAACCTGGCTGCTCAGATGTCGAAGAGGCTAGCTCGGGTTATAGGCCAAATGCTTACAGTgaacaagaagaaaaaaattcaacaaaGGGAGTGACTAGAAACACAAAAGGTCTGGAGCATCTCACTCTTTGA